A window of Oncorhynchus kisutch isolate 150728-3 linkage group LG23, Okis_V2, whole genome shotgun sequence genomic DNA:
ACTTGTCCTTTAATTTGGATTTGGAACTTACAGGGTCCAGCATGAAGCAGTTGACCCCTTGTCCTGTAGAGAGTACCATCATGGTGGCACTGCCGTAGAGGGCGTAACCGGCGGCAACAATGTGACGTCCAGACTGCAGTGCGTCCTTCTCATTGGGCTCATCGTCTGTCGTCTGGGAGACAAACATGAGGATAGTTATTACCAAAAATAACAGAAGAACAGTGAAACAGCCTAACTACAGTAGAAATTGGCACTATGGTGTGACTGAGACATACAACGTGTCTGAGAATGAAACAGAATGTCTGGGAATGTTAGAAAATGTATGAGGCTAAAACAGAATGTATGTTTGTATGGCCATAGAGGAATCATAGAAAAACCACCAGAAACAAAACAAACACCAACCTTTCTGTAGATGGCAAAAATTGTTCCAATTGATACAAGACAGTCAATGTTTGATGAGCCATCAAGTGGGTCGAAGCACACAATATATTTTCCCTGCGAGAGAAATAAAAAGGACATCGTCACATGGATGTCTCAAGAAGATCCCAACTTCAATCTGGGCCACAGGCCATGCACCTGTTTCTCTGGTTCCACGATGAGGGCCCTCTCGTCCTCCTCTGACACCAGGACACAGGAGGTGAAGGAGGACTTAATCATGTTGATGACCAGGTCGTTGGACAGAACATCTAGCTTCTTTACCTGGTCACCTGTCACGTTGGTGCTCCCAGCAATGCCATAgctagagggaggaacagagggagagatggacaggtgagggagagaaggagagagggtgagggcaGTGATAGAGGAACAGGGGGCAGACGTGTGAGAGCAGTAACATCACTAGGCTCATCTCTGTCATACAgttgaggggaggaagggaggggcaaGGACAGGGCGTAGTGTATTTATATAATCAAATcccatttttatttgttttgttcgTCACATGcccccaaatacaacaggtgtagtagaccttaccgtaaaatgcttacttacaagatctttaaccaacaatgcagttcaagaaatagagttaataagAGATTTATCaaataaagttttttaaaaaagaaaaaaaaagtaacaattaaataaaaataaagaggTTATATAgaaggggtactggtaccgaggcaggttagtcgaggtaacttGTAGGTGTAACTTAGGTaaactcttttcggtcataagagatggaagcaacaacattatgtacaaacaaTGAGGGAAAAAACCCACAAAATAGCGCAGTTGGTTAGAAACCCATAAAAACGTCCCCTCCAGGTGGCATTGAAGAGGCCACTGCTTTGTGTCCGTGTGGAATGCAGTGTCTATATAGTCTCTACTTCCTCCTAATGAAGACAATAGGCATGTCTCACGAGGAAAATCATGCACGAATTGTGAGTAGCCTACCTTGTTCCAATAGCCTTGGCTTGCATGAAAATAACAACATTTTGTGTGGACATTGACCTGAGTCGAGGTTGACCGACCTGAGTTGGTATTAGGGCCAACAGATTAGATGGACaatgtaaatattttattttagtcTCTCTGTCCCGGTGTATGGTCTGTTGTAGTAACTCACAAATACAGCAAAATCACTGTTGATCAGTTGAAATACTTCAAATTCAATTTGattcgtcacatgcttcgtaaacaacaggtgtggactaacagtgaaatgcttacttatcgTCCTCCTCCGCTCAGTTGATAAATGTGGCATTTAGACTACGAACGAACACACAACCACTGACACTATCACTTGTTGCATGCAGCAACACTTACAGGTTGGCAATCCCAGCTTTCCTGACGGCGGTGGAGATGGCTTTGACAGCTGTGCAGATGGAGTTGAGGAGGGTTGTCAGTTCTCCCGTTCCCTtcgccttccttccctcctccagCACGAATCTCGTGAGGGTAACGACATTAGTGTCGAATGAGCCCCGGTCAGACATGGCGATTTAGAAGGCTGTACAGGTTCTTGAGACGGGACGAGGACAGGTGAGTTCCTCAATGTATCACCCTAAAGTTAAAATATAACTAAAGAGCCGAGAGTGCGGGAGAGGCGGGGGTGTGCAGTTGTTTGAACCAATCACAGTTGGCCTTTCAAAGGGAGGGACGAGGTTGAGAACACATGTGGCTGAGCAGGTTAGTGAGGGCAAAGTtcacagataataaacaggttcTCACAAATGCTCCAGTGATGTTGGCCCGGTTCCAACCAGTTACTTTACCCCCCTCACTCATGCACGAATTGTGAGTAGCCTACCTTGTTCCAATAGCCTTGGCTTGCATGAAAATAACAACATTTTGTGTGGACATTGACCTGAGTCGAGGTTGACCGACCTGAGTTGGTATTAGGGCCAACAGATTAGATGGACaatgtaaatattttattttagtcTCTCTGTCCCGGTGTATGGTCTGTTGTAGTAACTCACAAATACAGCAAAATCACTGTTGATCAGTTGAAATACTTCAAATTCAATTTGattcgtcacatgcttcgtaaacaacaggtgtggactaacagtgaaatgcttacttatcgTCCTCCTCCGCTCAGTTGATAAATGTGGCATTTAGACTACGAACGAACACACAACCACTGACACTATCACTTGTTGCATGCAGCAACACTTACAGGTTGGCAATCCCAGCTTTCCTGACGGCGGTGGAGATGGCTTTGACAGCTGTGCAGATGGAGTTGAGGAGGGTTGTCAGTTCTCCCGTTCCCTtcgccttccttccctcctccagCACGAATCTCGTGAGGGTAACGACATTAGTGTCGAATGAGCCCCGGTCAGACATGGCGATTTAGAAGGCTGTACAGGTTCTTGAGACGGGACGAGGACAGGTGAGTTCCTCAATGTATCACCCTAAAGTTAAAATATAACTAAAGAGCCGAGAGTGCGGGAGAGGCGGGGGTGTGCAGTTGTTTGAACCAATCACAGTTGGCCTTTCAAAGGGAGGGACGAGGTTGAGAACACATGTGGCTGAGCAGGTTAGTGAGGGCAAAGTtcacagataataaacaggttcTCACAAATGCTCCAGTGATGTTGGCCCGGTTCCAACCAGTTACTTTACCCCCCTCACTCTTACCCGTTTCTGTGATTTCACAGATCTGAAAGGACTGGTAAATGGTGCTAGCTGAAATGGAACCAGACTGAAGGCCCTAAACTAGTTTTGAAAAGCACTGTCCCCAAAACGTCTGCTCTCCGCATGATATGTAGGACATCTATTGGGTGCCTTATCAATAAATAGATTACACGGAGGATGCAGATAGTGTGCAGTTAGATCACTATTCATTTTGAATGAGAGAACTACATTTAGTGCAAACCatgaaatgtaataatgtgtgaaCATGTACTAGTCTGTAGGCCGTTGAAGTAACACAAATAATTGTATGACATTTGGAGTGAAACAAGGATGATGAGTTATGAGAGAAGCACATTGGTTTAACAGCCTAGATTATCATGAACACTAATAAATGCATGTTCTTTTAACTCTTTTATGAGCTTCTGGCTATCAGCCCTTTAAGGTAAGCATGCTTTATGTACATGTTCCTGAGAATAGCTGAGTCTAAAGTGCAGGTCATAGTTCAATCCATTGGGTTCTGTTTGTTGCTCTACTTTAAAGATGGCTTTTCTTGTGtgtctgaaatgacaccctaatccctacatagtgcattacttttgaccagatccctatgggcctggtcaaaagtagtggactatataagaaataggatgccattttatGCAAACATTGTGTGCAAAAACAATGACAAAAGCTAATGGCGAACACAGTTAGGTAAGATGAGTTCATTGGGCCGGGTTTACATGATTTTGTTACGCAACTTTGGACAAAATGTCTGATGGGGGTTTCACAACAAGATGCTGATTTAAACTTTGAACTTTGAAATGGAGCCACAGGTGACCACTGAGAGCCAATGGTTTGCAAGAATCAAAGGCCAGATTCTAGGGGCATATCTGAACTGTTTTCAAACTTGCTTTGGGTTGCTTCTTCAGTTTGTTGATAGAGCCTTCAGAATAATTGAAAGAGTGGCAAGTTGCCTAGTGGTTAAGCATGTTGGGCcattaaccaaaaggttgctggttcaattCCCCAAGCTGACTAGGTAAACATCTGttcatgtgcccttgagcaaagcacttaaccctagttgctctggataagagtgtctactaaaatgTAAGAAATATATTCTTATGTGGTTTTGAGTCTTATATAAAAGGCTACAGCAAGAGTAAGTGATGGAATGAGAAAAAATGTAAATTATATAAAGTTAATCTATTATTTTCACTTTACTGAATAGTTACTGAGTAGTTTTTTAAGGTCAGAATGTTGGGCTCCTACTTGTTATGTTGGGCACCTACTGACCGAACAATATGTTATGATTATTTCCCCCCTCAATGACGTATTGCTAAATAAAAAGGTTTACGGAAATACAGGCAGGGATTAGTGTGTTGTGTGAAGAATCCaatactttaaaatgtatgcggTACAAATCACATTATTTTGGGAGTACCTTCTCTAAGTGTATGAATTAGGCTATTTGAGAAtgtttgaatcctaagcaacctgcatacacattgtttgaagtacaatagacTGGAAATAGTATAATAGTGCTGGAAAACTTTGGAAGAGCATAGGtggtaggcattgtggtgctcatgtggATTTCCTTTTTCGGCTTAAGAccaatacctacagttgaagtcgtaagtttacatacacctcagccaagtacatttaaactcagtttttcacaattcctgacatttaatccaagtaaatagCCCTGTCTtacatcagttaggatcaccactttattttaagaatgtgaaacttCAGAATaattagtagagagaattatttatttcaggtttaatttctttcatcactttcccagtgggtcagaagtttacatactcaattagtatttggtaacgttacctttaaattgtttaacttgggtcaagcatttcgtgtagccttccacaatcttctcacaataagttgggtgaattttggcccattcctcctgacagagctggtgtaactgaatcaggtttgtaggcctccttgctcgcacacgccttttcagttctgcccacacattttctatgggattgaggtcagggctttgtgatggccactccaataccttgaatttgttgtccttaagccattttgccacaactttggaagtatgcttggggtatttgtccatttggaagaactatttgcgaccaagctttaacttcttcactgatgtcttgagatgttgcttcaatatttccacataactttccttcctcatgaagccatctattttgtgaagtgcacaagtccctcctgcagcaaagcacccccacaacatgatgctgccacccctgtgcttcgcggttgggatggtgttcttcggcttgcaagcctccacctttttcctccaaacatgatgatggtcattatggccaaacagttcaatttttgtttcatcataccagaggacatttctccaaaaagtatgatatttatccccatgtgcagttccaaaccgtagtctggcttttttatggcggttttggagcagtggcttcttccttgctgagcggcctttcaggttatgtcgatataggactcgttttaatgtggctatagatacttttctacctgtttcctccagcatcttcacaaggtcctttgctgttgttctgggattgatttgcacttttcgcacctgGAATCGAACCTGGGACTGTAGTGacccctcttgcactgagatgcagtgccttagaccgctgcgccactcgggagcccccgagtggcacagtgggaGGGTTGTCGGCGGTTTAATTACATTTATTCAGCGCACGCTTTAGTCTGAATACGAACTACTGAGAAGTGTGTAGGAAAGGTGTCAATTTCATAAGTCtgaattgggcccaaagtgtttAACCTAATTACAgtgagtgtcacaccctgatctgtttcacctgtcattgtgcttgtctccacccccctccaggtgttgcccatcttccccattgtcccctgtgtatttatactagaggtcgaccgattatgatttttcaataccgatacagattattagaggaccaaaaaaataatgtaataatgacaattacaacattactgaatgaacacttattttaacttaatataatacataaataaaatcaatttagcctcaaataaataatgaaacatgttcaatttggtttaaataatgcaaaaacaaagtgttggataAGAAAGTAAAAATGccatatgtgccatgtaagaaagctaaaaagtttaagttccttgctcagaacatgagaacatatgaaagctggtggttccttttaacatgagtcttcaatattcccaggtaagaagttttaggttgtagttattataggaattataggactatttctctctataccatttgtatttcattaacctttgactattggatgttcttataggcactttagtattgccagtgtcacagtatagcttccgtccctctcctcgttcctacctgggctcgaaccaggaacacatcgacaacagccaccctcgaagcagcgttacccatgcagagcaagggaaacaaccactccaagtctcagagcgagtgacgtttgaaacgctattagcgtgcacccctctaactagctagccatttcacatcggttacaccagcctaatctctggagttgataggcttgaagtcataaacagctcaatgcttgaagcattgcgaagagctgctgtcaaacgcaccaaagtgctgtttgaatgaatgcttacgagcttgctggtgcctaccactgctcagtcagactgctctatcaaatcatagacttaattataacataataacatacagAAATACAAACCGTAGGTCATTATtatggtcgaatctggaaactatcatctcgaaaacaagacgtttattttttcagtgaaacttgggtcttaccttgattcttACCTTACCTTGATTCCTAATAGTGAAGAAGTATAGGCCTACACCACCATCTTTGGTTAAGGCAAGGTGGTtttgctgaccatgtgacctgtgGGCCCGATTTTATAAATGTGGTGAATTGACTTCTTTTGGAAGTGATGATTTTTTTCATTAggtaatttaaaaataaaatcttaaggcactcgcacatctgagctatctttgttGCAGGTGCATAGTAACAGTTGAATAAAATGAGAAATGTCTACATAGGGTTGCAAATTGTGAACACTctcaaaagctctgacgaaggccttgaggccaaTACCTAAAGCTTAATATAAAAGCattgatactagcaagagcagtgtgcaggtttcTTCTTTCTTCTCAGGTACTGTAATTTATTAAACAAAAACCTTGACTgtgtcacgaaccttgccgatttcctgttcgggcggtgctcggcggtcgtcgtcgccggcctattagctgccatcgatttcctttccgtttgtttttggttattgggtaattgggtacacctgttttgtattagggtttgtttgtagggtatttaagggcactaggcccgctgggtatttgtgcgggcttgtttgtgttactctgtgtttgatggtgtgagttattCGTACATTTatttctccggactattttgtcctgttgtttggaccggcttattatacgccctgtgtgtcggcgtgactgttttgttgcactggggaataaatttgaaggaaagactgaaccctgctctctgcgcctgattccacccaccaccactcctagttgatcgtaacagaagcccgcaccactgaaatggaatcagcaggagcagcgaccacccctctccccactatgGAGGAGCGCGTTCACCACCACACAGCGGTCCTCCATCGGATTGGTACCgcgatggaccagatgatggagaggatggaacgatgggagaggagtggcctacCGACGTCTACCCCAGCTCCCCCACTGCCGACATCACCTACTCCACCTACGTCATCCTCTGGGTCCGGCGCACTGCGTCTCTCccccccgagggagtacgatggagcggcagctgggtgccagggatttttgctccagctagagctctacctggctaccgtgcgtccggctccctcgggtgaggagagtgtgagcctcctcgtctcctgtttaacgggaagggccctggactgggctaacgcggtctggaacagtccagactcggctcgggacaactacctggagttcacccgccgtttccgagctgtgttcgatcatccaccagagggtaaagcggcgggtgagcgactgttccacctcagacaggagacgaggagcgcacaggacgatcatccaccagagggtaaagcggcgggtgagcgactgttccacctcagacaggagacgaggagcgcacaggacttcgcgttggagtttaggaccctagctgctggtgctgggtggaatgacagggccctgatggaccattaccggtgtagtctccgggaggacgtccgccgggagctagcttgcagggacacaactctctccctggatgaactaatagacatgtctattcgattggacaacctgctagctgcccgcgggcgttcagaaagggtcctgttaattccaccttccagctctcccactcccactccgatggagttgggaggagctGCATCTAGGGGAATCAGAgggggctcctcctgctcctattgtggacggagaggacacacttcggaccggtgttggaggagtccctctgggagtcgagagggtcggcggaacactcctcggccaccccaggtgagtaagcccCAAACTCACCCTtagagctccctgt
This region includes:
- the LOC109868642 gene encoding fructose-1,6-bisphosphatase 1 isoform X2, with product MSDRGSFDTNVVTLTRFVLEEGRKAKGTGELTTLLNSICTAVKAISTAVRKAGIANLYGIAGSTNVTGDQVKKLDVLSNDLVINMIKSSFTSCVLVSEEDERALIVEPEKQGKYIVCFDPLDGSSNIDCLVSIGTIFAIYRKTTDDEPNEKDALQSGRHIVAAGYALYGSATMMVLSTGQGVNCFMLDPSIGEFILTDKDVKIKKRGKIYSLNEGYAQHFYPDVTEYLKKKKYPEDGSAPYGGRYVGSMVADVHRTLVYGGIFLYPANVKSPKGKLRLLYECNPMSFIIEQAGGMATTGEMNVLDIQPENIHQRVPVVLGSPEDVQEYIAIYKKTRM